The DNA window AAAAAAATGTATTGAAGAAAAGAAGAGGATTGGAGCAATATTCATAAACTCTATGGACATGTTCATAACTTCTTTCCTCTATTATTTTGACAAATGTTAATTCAAATTAAACAAAATTTATGGAGCTCTAAATCATATATTATTTTTGATATGACAAATTGTAAGCAGGGTGAAATAAATGGAAACGAGAATTTTGCACATATATAGACGACCGATGATCTTCACTTCCCGTTACACGCAACTTAGAAAACTCATTTCTCTACTAAAACAAAAATACATAATTGATAGCTACTTTGCAGTAGTGAATGATACTGTATATAACAAAGCAACTAATGAGAAATTTAGAAATGAACTTATTCCACTTTCAGAATTTTATAAAAATGGATATGACGTTTTAATAATAGAGGGAAGCCCGCAACCTGAAGATGAAATTCCGAAAATTTATGTCAAAATAATCAAGGAATTCTTTAATAATGACGGGATAATACTTCATCTCATCGGTGTCGGAGACTTTAACATTACTAGCGTCCCAAAAATTAATAATTTCTTTAAAAATCTCAACTTGGGTTTAGGTATAGATACCTTCCTATATGAAGATGACATAATAGTTGGCTTTGATGAAAAATACAAATTTGGAGACAGTAAAGAGTTTATAATAGAAGTCGGAAGGGAATATAGAGCTAGAAGAACAGCATACCCAGAAATATTTACTGGTGTAGAAAAACTCGCCGTCAGTGACCCCATCCACCAGAAATTTGATTTAGCTTGCAAAACCCTACTCACAGGTAACCCTACAACCCAGTTAGTAAGCAAAACAGATTACATTGTTAACGATAGAATACTTGAATTTGGAAAAGTAAATGAGAAAGGCGGATTTTACATACTCATCACAGGATACCTATTTGACGACCAAATAATTACTCTCATAGAAAACGATAACCTCAAATTCGCAGAAAATCTATTCGAATACTTCATCAACGTACAAAGAGAAAGAGACATGAAACTAAAAATGAAAAGGAAAAAGGAGAATTAATAAGCGACCTCAAAATACCATAACCTTTCTTTTTTAGTTACGAACATGCAATAGAGCTAATCATCTACCATGCTCATCATACCCTCACCTTACTTATTTGATGGCAATTCCAAGATTCCAGTTTGCTTATCCAATTTCCTTACAGCCCAAACGAAATCCCTCATTTTAGCTACAAACTCACTTTTAACCATATCAAGATTTATCTCCCTATCCGCAAGATGACCCTTAATACACATAATCTCCTCCATCCTATGAGCTAAAGTATGAATCTCCAAATCTAATTGCTGAATTTCAGACTTAAGCTGGTCTGGTATCATAATACGTGCAGGAGTTAATGCTTTAAGAAGCTCCCTACCTTGCTCCTCAGAAAGCCTGAGAGTGTAAGGCGGCTTAAAAGAGGAAGTTTTTAAATAACCAAACTTTGCCGAAGCATTTCTCATAATTGATATAGCTTCCCACTTAATCCTCACTTGAGCAGGAAAATGCCCACCCCAAGCATCTGGTTCAATGTTCAATGCACCATCACTTTCAGCAATAAAAGGGCCGAAAAGCACATCCGTATCAATGTTGTATAGGAAGAGAATATCACCCTTCCTCACATCTTTAACATCCCTCTTCTATAAATCCATAGTATCGCCAAAAAGAGCCCTCTGAAAACACTCAGCCTCAGTCTTAACAGTACAAACAAACTTCCAATACAAAAACAGCCACCCAAAAATAACAATCCTCCCTCAAACATTTTAACATTTTTCCGCACTAAGTCGTGAACGTAAATATGACAAGAGAGTTCTAAGAAAACATTATTGACTTCGGCATTGAATAAGGAATAGTGAACTATAAATGTTCGCTTCTATCTTAATATTAATAGGGAGACTGTTTTGCTTAGTTTCCTGGAATCATTACGTTTTCCAGCAACACGAATAAGTGAGGAATCCGCTCGTGAAAAGATGGGTGGAGGTCGTCCAGAATTCTGGGAAATGGTCTTTTGGTGGACTAGGAAGCCTCTAATTGGTGCTCGATCCATTATCGCAGGTGCCCTACTCGATGAAAATACAGACCTCCATGACTTCTACAAAATTGTTAGGCTAGATTCGGAGAAAGTTCCACATAGGGAGAATCCACGAGTCTCCCATCTAAGAGAGAAATTCAGTAAAATCAGGTTATTAGACCCCTTTGCTGGCTTCGGCTCCATACCGCTCGAGGCTATAAGGCTAGGTGTAGGTGAAGTAGTTGCAGTTGAATTTCTCCCAACGGCATACGTGTTCTTGAAAGCTGTTCTCGAGATACCGAAATGGGCTGTGGATAAAGGTCTTGGCGAGAAACTAATAGAAGACGTTAAGAGGTGGGGTGAATGGATTACAAAAAGATTGAAAGAAGATCCTGATATAAAAGAGCTATATGATGAGGATGTTGCTGTATACATTGGAACTTGGGAAGTCAAGTGCCCCTTCTGCAACAAGTACACGCCGCTCATAGGCAACTACTGGCTAGCTAGAGTTAAAGAAGGAACGGGAAAGTACGAAAGACTTGCATGGATGGAACCTGTGATTATTAGCGATAAAGTTGAAGTCAAAGTAGTAGACCTCAACAGAGAATTCGGATCGGCAAAGATAATAGCTAAAGTTTCTGAAAACAGTGTTGAAACGAATAGAGGTTCGTACAGAGTACCAGAAGCAAATGTTAATGCCCGTAGTGACCTAGCAAGATGTTTACACTGTAATCGAGTAATGCCTGGTAAAAGAGATCAATGGTATGTTAAGCAAACTCTACGATGCTGGAATGATAAACTCGAGAAATATCTGCGAGGCGAAATATCACTTGAAGAATTAGTACACTCTCCCATAAGACCTAGACTTTTAGTTAAAGTTAAAATAGTAAACAAAGAGTTAGTGTTTGAGCCTGTTGCAATGGAAGAAAATGAAAAACTCTGGAAAGCACTCGAAAAGCTAAAAACAATGTGGGGAGATCCAGACATACCAATAGAAGAGTTATGGAAGTACCATATGGGAACGGCTGGCCAACTAAGTATATGGGTATGGGGATATGACAAATTTTACAAACTTTTCAATCCACGCCAACTCTTAACTCTGGTAAAGCTAGTTAAGCTAATACGTGAAGCAGGCAAACAAATAGAGCAAGAAAAAATTAAAGAAGGATTAAGCGAAGAAGATGCGTTTAAATATGCGGAAGCAATAGCAACATACCTTGTAATAGCGTTAAATAAATATCATGATTATAGTTGTCTTGGATCCGTTTGGAATCCTTCATTAATTCCAGGTCATACTATATCGTTCAGAGGAATTGCTATGATATGGAATTGGAGTGATTCATCACCCTTTGCTCCATTTACTGGTACATGGTCTAGAAACTTAGAAAATGCTATAGATGCTTTATCGTATCTTGTTTCTGCTGTTTCTAGTAGCCCTAGTAGGGTCAGAATTTTACTTGATGATGCCACCAGTTTAAGTAAGCTCACCGATGAAAAGTTTGATGTCGTGGTTACGGATCCACCTTACAGAGATGACGTTGCTTATGCTGAGCTCAGCGACTTCTATTATGTTTGGCTCAAGAGGGCTTTAAGTGATGTTGAAAGTGGAGTGTTAAAGCCAAGGTTTTACCCGGAGGCCTTCTTTGAATGTATAGATGAAAAGTCTACAGCTTTTGCTGAAGTTAGGACTCAGTGGGAGAAGTTTGCACCGTTGGAGATAAGTGTTAGTTTAGGAAGAGCCGAATTCTTCAAGAAGATAATTGGCGTCGAGACTGGTTCTGAAATGGACTTTGTGGAAAAGCTTGGTAAAGCGTTTAGAAGAATGGCTGAGCTACTTAAAGATGATGGCTTAATAGTCACTTACTATGCTCATACAGATCCTTCTGCGTGGGAGGCCTTGATTGAAGCTGGATGGAAGAGAGCTAATTTGAATGTTACTTCAGCTTATGTTATAGCTACTGAGAGTGAGCAACGCGTTACGGCTCGTGGTAAAGTAGCGTTAGATGCTTCTGTAGTTGTTGTTTGGAGGAAGGGAGCTGGCTATACGGCACTCTTTCATGAGGCAAGACGTAAAGCTCTTGAAGAGGCTTCGAAAATTGTGGAAGAGGCTATTAAAATGCGAGGCGCCACTCTTGACATTAACTTATTCTTGAGGTCTCTTAGTGCAGTGTTAAATGTTTACACATCCTACTCTAAGTTAATACCAGATGTTAGTACCAGTGAACTTGTCTCCAAAGAGGCTTTCCCATTAGCTTTAAGGGGGCTTGTGGAAGGTGTATATAGGTATGTGGGTCTTGAAAAGCCATTTGAGCCTCATACATCCGCATACCTTGCACTAAAGCTCATTACGAGGACTAGTGGAAAGGAGGAATTTAGGAGAGGACGTGTTGATAGGACATTTGCATCACTTTTAGGTGTCTTTGGTGGCATTGGTGTTGACAGCTTAATAGCAAGTAGAGTTTTGGCTAGGGGGAAAGAGGATCTTGAGTTATTGGAACCTGAGGTTGAGGCTTTGACGGATTCAGCCATTAAAAATGCATTAGAAGCATTGTTGCATGAGAAGGGTTTGGATCCTTCAAAGCCTGAGACTTTCAGAACGTCTATTGATATTTTACATTACTTGGAATTAAAAGCGCTTCAATTAACTTCTGATCAGTTTAGGAAGTTATATGAGGATTCCGAAATTAGAGATCCGAGGGCCGCTGAAGCTGTAAGTCTTGCTAAAGCTCTTTACTCAGTATTGTCTGATAACGATCCTGAGAAAATCTGTTGTAGGCGTATACTTCAACATCTGAATTTACTTGGTTTTGGTGGTCATAAATGAGCCTGTGGAAGTATGTTTCAATTAGAGATGATGTTTTTGATAAGACATTAGATGAGGCTGTAGCGCCATCTCTTTCAGAGGTAATGTTTGGAACAGCTAATAAAATCTACGTGGATCCTGAAGAATTTATCAATATAACTCATTTAGCGGATACTCTCAAGAAGCTCGTTAATGAAGTTACTGAGGCTTTTGTTACGAGAACTGGGAAGGTGATAATGCTACCATCAATGTTTGGAGGCGGTAAAACGCATGCCATGATATTGCTCTATCATTTGATTAAAAAGCCAAACTTGCTCTCTAGAATCTTGGGTGAGCAAGCGGAAGTTAGGCAACGCGCTCTAGAGGATGTTAACATTATTGTTATTGATGGTATGGACAAGAGGACGGCTCCATCGCCATTACCAACTGAAATTCTTGAAGAAGGCGGCGTTAAAATTAAGACTTTATGGGGGTATTTGGCGCATAAGCTTAATGCTTACGAGAAAGTGCGGGAATACGATAATGCATTAACATCACCTGAAAAGAGGACTCTATCGGAGGTTCTTTCAGGTAAGAAGGTTCTTGTTTTGATAGATGAGCTGAGTGTATACTATAACCGTTTATCAAGGGTTCCACAACCAGAAAGTGCTGAAGTGTTGAGGAAATATGCAGATCAAGTGATAATATTTCTGAGGATGCTCTCAGAGAGTGCTAAAGAAAATAATGTTGTTGTCATTATAAGCATACCAGCAGAGCCTACGGAGAGAGAACTTGAAGCTGAACCAGGTTATGAGGATTTTGTGAGGAAAATTGAACGTGAAATTCCGAGGCTAGCTATTAGGGCCGAAAAACCCATAGCGACTAACGAGGATTTTGCAAGCGTTCTTAAGAAAAGATTGTTTAACAAAATAGACTCAACAGGTCTACGATTAGTGGGTAGAAGATTGAAGAATTTGTATGCTGAACACCCAAGTTTAATTAAAGATGTTTACGATGAATTGGAAAGATATTATCCATTTCATCCACTTTTCATAGCCACCCTTAGGGAAGTAGTGGAGAAGAATAAAGATCTTCAAAAAACAAGGGATGCTTTAAGAATAGCGAGAAAGGTTGTGAGAAATCTTTACGGGAAAGCACATGAAATTTCACTCATAATGCCAATGGATATAGATTTACGTATAGAAGAGGTAAGGGTGAAGATAATAACAGAAAGGTATTCGGGATTCGATATTGTAGTGAGTAAAATCATTAACAAGGCAAAGGAGATCCCAGTAGAGGAAGGCATGAATCCTGATGTTTATAGAAACCTTGCTTATAAATTAGCATTATACGTTTTCTTGAGGACTTATGTATATGACCCTCATCTTGAACCTAGGAGTGAATTTCCAAGCAAGAGTGAAGTGATAACTGGAGTGTATGATCCTGCAAGATATGAACAATACCTCATAAGTCCAGTAGTGGTTTCCGAGCTACTTGACAAATTGAGTAGTGGTAATATTGAATATAGGGTACCCCACCTCTATGGTAGGGATGGCTACTACTGGGTTACAAGGCTACTCGATATTAGGGAACGTGTTGAAAAGGAGGCTGAAAAAGTGGAGGAAACAAGTGCTATGCAATGTATCCTTGAGGAAGTCGAAGCACTATACATGAAGCCATATGAAGGCCGTGAAGAAGTTAAGGCAACAGTTTTCAGTCCAAAACCAATGGCATTGCTGAAACCTGCTCTACTTGAAAAAGATGCGGCAGAGTACACACTTATTGTAATAGTTACACCGCTTGAAGATTTGAAGGAAGGTGCTTATGCTAGTGGGGATATGTACGATACTGTGTACTACAAGTTGTCTGGTAGACAGAAAGCTATACGTAGATATGCAAACACTGTGGCTGTCTTGTTCTCTAATAGAATGAATATGTGGAAAGATATCATTAAAACGGCCAAAATGATTATAGCATGTGAAAAACTGATGGATGCTATTAGGCGTGAGTATACAGATGAAAGGGTAGTTAAAATCCTTAGAGATGAATTAAGAGATATGAAGAATGGATTGAGTAAAAATCTTAAATACAAGTTAGTTGCAAGGTACTTTAACCTCATAGCCTATCCAACTGTAGAGAAGGGGGCGAATATCGTTCAAGTAGAGCGTGTTGACGTTGCTGGCAGAACTCTCATTGAGCTAGCTGAGGGGGCTCTAAAGAGGGCTGGTAAAATTCTCGAGGAAAAGTATGCAAAGCAATTTGAGGTTTTAGTGAGTATTTTGGAAGGTCGTAGGCAAGAAGTTAAATGGACTAAAAAGATGAAGGTTTCCGATGTTATAAATGCATTCTTTGAGAATTCTGCATTTCCAATGATTCCTCCACAAAATATTAGGGAAGCGATATTATCCGGGTTGAAGGACCTTAAGGTGGGTGTGGTTAGAGATGGAAAGGTTTACTTTAAGGGGGTGCGTGGTGTTAAAGTTCTATCGGAATTAGAAGATACCGATATTGTAATACCGCAAGAAGAAGCTGCTGAAGAACAAATTGGGGAACTAAGCAAAATTGAAGAGGAAGTCGTAGGAGACCTCATAGTGAGACGTTATTATGTAGCAGTCTATGGGGGAAGAGAAATACCAGTTAAAGAGCTCAAATCAAAGTATCCTGACAATTACGTTAAAATCTTCGTGGATTCAAGCGTAGAGCTCCGTGAAGAGAAGATGCGTCGCGGTTTTGACCTTGAAGTAGAACGTAAGGAAATGGAACTGAAGCTTGAGGAAGCACCAGAAAGTATTAGTACTAAAGTGCTTATTAAACGCGTTGGCACGTTTGAAAATGAAATTATTCTTAAACCCCAAATTGGTGAAATTAAGCCTTCAAGCGGAATACCTGATTTCGAAGCTGTATGGACGATACCTGTACCAAAAGAACCAGGTGAGTACACATATGTGCTTTCGGGAAATGCTAAAGGTACTGATCTCATAAGAAGTGTTGAAATCAAACTTATACTCAAGAGAGGATTACGATGTAAGCCGGAGCCTCCAGAGAAGATTTCGGAAATAAGAATAGAAGGTGACGTAGAGGCGGCAGCATTGATTGATTTCTTAAGATCCGTAGGTAGAAGTGTACAAGGTTCAAAGGTCATCAGGCAATGTAGTATGAGAACTGAATTCTTTGAAAAGAAACCAAGCGAGCCTGAAAAATCTATTAACATACGATTCAAAAACGTAACAATAGATGATGTTGCTACGGTAGCAAGAGCCTTAAAGAGTGCATTTGGAGTAACTGCGAGCATTAAATGTGAACAATTACAACTTGAAGTGATAGGTGAAGGTAAGGTTATAGATATGAGTGATATATTATCGGCTGATAAAAATATTAAGCAGAGACCAGTTAAAATAGAATACTATTGGTAGGGGGCGCGTGTGAGCACACAATTTAAGGGTTTCATACTCTTTAGAGGTTATAAGGCTAGCTTTAAACGAGAACTTTTTGCTAAAAGCGAGGTTAGTAAGCTTAAGGTTGAAAAGGGAGATTTAATAGAATTTGTGAAAAATACAAATACACCAGCAAAAATCAAGATAACGAAGGGTAGCATTCGAGTTGACGATGAAATACTCTACAAGCGGCTACTAGTTTACTCAATAGCCTTAAGCGGTATTCGAAAGAGAAATCCGCTTAGAATCTTGAGATTATCTGAGGCTATCAACAAACTTGATGACTACTCACTACATTTCTGGTACACTGAAGCTGTTTCAATGTTTAAACAAAAGGGTTTGAGAGGTGTAAGACGTGTTTCAAAGTCCTTACGAGTCTTATATGGCGTCGACAAATAGAGGTCTAGAAAAGGTATTAAACGTTTTATTGAAGAATTTCATTGAAGAACATCCACTCTTCAGACTTAAGTACCTCGGTTATGAAGGATATATTCATCAAGCAGAGCTTTTCTATAAGCTTGCCGTTAAGCAACCCATTAGAGCTTTAATAGCAGATGAGATAGGACTTGGGAAGACAATAGAAACTCTCCTACTAATTAGTTGGGGTCTTCGTAAAGGGAAGTTCCCCAATAAAAGAGTGCTTATACTAGTACCTCGAAATCTTATAGGGCAATGGAAAATAGAAGCAATGCGCATGGACCTATACCCTATGACTAACATAAAACATTTTGAAGAACAAATATCTGAGCAACCTAGCGATAACACTATATTCATATTCAAAATCGATACAGCTAAGGAAGATGAATACAAGAAAAAGCTGTTGAAGCATAATTGGGATGCTATAGTTATAGATGAGGCGCACAAACTGGGATTAGATACTAAGAGGCTTAAATTGGTAAAAGAACTTGTTAAAGCAAATCCACAAGCTTCAATAATATTTCTATCAGCTACTCCACATAGAGGTGATGATGAGCAATACTTAGAATTATTAACTCTACTGGATCCAATAGATAAAAGTGTCGCAAGAAAGCTTGGAGACGAATTTTATGATAAAATTTCTGATGTACTAGTATTCCGGAGGAGTAAGAAGGAAGTTAATGAAATTTATGAAAAAGACAGAATATTTGTTAATGCAGAACTTATAACGCAAAATGTAGAGCCCACTTCTGATGAGAAAAAATATATTGAAAAACTCGACGAACTTACACGAAAACTTATATCCAAATGCCCAAACGAGAAATTAAGGCGTGCAATAGGGCTTCTTGGTATTGTAATAGATAAACGCGGACTTTCAAGCCCCCACGCTGGGCTACTTACATTCAATACAATTTTCGAATCAGTAACTCATATAGATGTTCTTGCGAAAACACGTGAAAATAAAGAAATTATCGAGGAATTAAAAGGATACGTAGACGAGGACTATGTGAGTGAGAAGGATCCAGATGATGTAGTAAAAAGTG is part of the Candidatus Methanomethylicota archaeon genome and encodes:
- a CDS encoding DUF1156 domain-containing protein codes for the protein MLSFLESLRFPATRISEESAREKMGGGRPEFWEMVFWWTRKPLIGARSIIAGALLDENTDLHDFYKIVRLDSEKVPHRENPRVSHLREKFSKIRLLDPFAGFGSIPLEAIRLGVGEVVAVEFLPTAYVFLKAVLEIPKWAVDKGLGEKLIEDVKRWGEWITKRLKEDPDIKELYDEDVAVYIGTWEVKCPFCNKYTPLIGNYWLARVKEGTGKYERLAWMEPVIISDKVEVKVVDLNREFGSAKIIAKVSENSVETNRGSYRVPEANVNARSDLARCLHCNRVMPGKRDQWYVKQTLRCWNDKLEKYLRGEISLEELVHSPIRPRLLVKVKIVNKELVFEPVAMEENEKLWKALEKLKTMWGDPDIPIEELWKYHMGTAGQLSIWVWGYDKFYKLFNPRQLLTLVKLVKLIREAGKQIEQEKIKEGLSEEDAFKYAEAIATYLVIALNKYHDYSCLGSVWNPSLIPGHTISFRGIAMIWNWSDSSPFAPFTGTWSRNLENAIDALSYLVSAVSSSPSRVRILLDDATSLSKLTDEKFDVVVTDPPYRDDVAYAELSDFYYVWLKRALSDVESGVLKPRFYPEAFFECIDEKSTAFAEVRTQWEKFAPLEISVSLGRAEFFKKIIGVETGSEMDFVEKLGKAFRRMAELLKDDGLIVTYYAHTDPSAWEALIEAGWKRANLNVTSAYVIATESEQRVTARGKVALDASVVVVWRKGAGYTALFHEARRKALEEASKIVEEAIKMRGATLDINLFLRSLSAVLNVYTSYSKLIPDVSTSELVSKEAFPLALRGLVEGVYRYVGLEKPFEPHTSAYLALKLITRTSGKEEFRRGRVDRTFASLLGVFGGIGVDSLIASRVLARGKEDLELLEPEVEALTDSAIKNALEALLHEKGLDPSKPETFRTSIDILHYLELKALQLTSDQFRKLYEDSEIRDPRAAEAVSLAKALYSVLSDNDPEKICCRRILQHLNLLGFGGHK
- a CDS encoding ATP-binding protein, producing the protein MSLWKYVSIRDDVFDKTLDEAVAPSLSEVMFGTANKIYVDPEEFINITHLADTLKKLVNEVTEAFVTRTGKVIMLPSMFGGGKTHAMILLYHLIKKPNLLSRILGEQAEVRQRALEDVNIIVIDGMDKRTAPSPLPTEILEEGGVKIKTLWGYLAHKLNAYEKVREYDNALTSPEKRTLSEVLSGKKVLVLIDELSVYYNRLSRVPQPESAEVLRKYADQVIIFLRMLSESAKENNVVVIISIPAEPTERELEAEPGYEDFVRKIEREIPRLAIRAEKPIATNEDFASVLKKRLFNKIDSTGLRLVGRRLKNLYAEHPSLIKDVYDELERYYPFHPLFIATLREVVEKNKDLQKTRDALRIARKVVRNLYGKAHEISLIMPMDIDLRIEEVRVKIITERYSGFDIVVSKIINKAKEIPVEEGMNPDVYRNLAYKLALYVFLRTYVYDPHLEPRSEFPSKSEVITGVYDPARYEQYLISPVVVSELLDKLSSGNIEYRVPHLYGRDGYYWVTRLLDIRERVEKEAEKVEETSAMQCILEEVEALYMKPYEGREEVKATVFSPKPMALLKPALLEKDAAEYTLIVIVTPLEDLKEGAYASGDMYDTVYYKLSGRQKAIRRYANTVAVLFSNRMNMWKDIIKTAKMIIACEKLMDAIRREYTDERVVKILRDELRDMKNGLSKNLKYKLVARYFNLIAYPTVEKGANIVQVERVDVAGRTLIELAEGALKRAGKILEEKYAKQFEVLVSILEGRRQEVKWTKKMKVSDVINAFFENSAFPMIPPQNIREAILSGLKDLKVGVVRDGKVYFKGVRGVKVLSELEDTDIVIPQEEAAEEQIGELSKIEEEVVGDLIVRRYYVAVYGGREIPVKELKSKYPDNYVKIFVDSSVELREEKMRRGFDLEVERKEMELKLEEAPESISTKVLIKRVGTFENEIILKPQIGEIKPSSGIPDFEAVWTIPVPKEPGEYTYVLSGNAKGTDLIRSVEIKLILKRGLRCKPEPPEKISEIRIEGDVEAAALIDFLRSVGRSVQGSKVIRQCSMRTEFFEKKPSEPEKSINIRFKNVTIDDVATVARALKSAFGVTASIKCEQLQLEVIGEGKVIDMSDILSADKNIKQRPVKIEYYW